The following coding sequences are from one Panicum hallii strain FIL2 chromosome 5, PHallii_v3.1, whole genome shotgun sequence window:
- the LOC112894347 gene encoding uncharacterized protein LOC112894347 isoform X2, with product MADDVFDGLPMYVEEDQEENEAEKPKRRQQSRKPPPPRVTPEELARREFNEAMGRKLFEYDPKLGGSYYTRVWFLDSTKIISSDVGSPIGVYGTVIIRDSLDMKCNYIFRRDRDNCQHISSHGESLILTGPSRGVVFLGNAFFEIDLKIREGRECDDKQFNEALIDVVGSRISSVVQRETVDSWRSEVELIFAYVEKALEGTIEIKILSGPESFCGKITARTTDVSSHMLLYDSDVHGAITVGDDRVIQLLRRVVSVSEDKMLEFNIWTTSSDQNANTTHRHIEFTPLMKGSERDAITCGLYNLQIKVV from the exons ATGGCGGACGACGTCTTCGACGGGCTTCCCATGTACGTTGAGGAGGACCAGGAGGAGAATGAGGCGGAGAAGCCGAAGCGTCGGCAGCAGAGccggaagccgccgccgccgcgcgttaCGCCGGAGGAATTGGCAAGGAGGGAGTTCAATGAAGCTATGGGCCGTAAGCTTTTTGAGTACGACCCCAAGTTGGGAGGCAGCTACTACACCCGAGTTTGGTTCCTCGACTCCACC AAGATAATCTCCTCAGATGTTGGATCTCCAATCGGTGTGTATGGGACTGTGATAATCAGAGACAGCCTGGATATGAAATGTAACTACATCTTCCGCCGTGACAGAGACAACTGCCAACACATCAGCTCACAT GGTGAATCGCTGATTCTGACTGGCCCGAGTAGAGGGGTTGTTTTTCTTGGTAATGCCTTTTTCGAGATAGATCTGAAGATCAGGGAAGGCAGAGAGTGTGATGACAAGCAGTTCAACGAAGCATTGATTGATGTGGTTGGAAGCAGAATTAGCTCTGTAGTTCAAAGGGAAACTGTTGATAGCTGGCGTAGTGAAGTGGAGCTGATATTTGCATATGTTGAGAAAGCATTGGAGGGCACTATTGAGATAAAGATTTTGTCAGGGCCTGAATCTTTTTGTGGGAAAATAACTGCTCGCACAACCGATGTTTCGAGTCATATGCTGTTATATGACAGTGATGTTCATGGTGCCATTACTGTTGGTGATGACAGGGTTATCCAACTACTTCGTCGTGTGGTTTCAGTCTCAGAGGATAAAATGCTGGAGTTCAATATCTGGACTACCAGCAGTGATCAGAATGCCAACACCACCCATCGCCACATTGAGTTCACTCCACTTATGAAAGGTTCAGAGAGGGATGCTATTACCTGTGGTCTTTACAATCTGCAAATCAAGGTCGTTTAG
- the LOC112894347 gene encoding uncharacterized protein LOC112894347 isoform X1, with amino-acid sequence MADDVFDGLPMYVEEDQEENEAEKPKRRQQSRKPPPPRVTPEELARREFNEAMGRKLFEYDPKLGGSYYTRVWFLDSTKIISSDVGSPIGVYGTVIIRDSLDMKCNYIFRRDRDNCQHISSHVCARGESLILTGPSRGVVFLGNAFFEIDLKIREGRECDDKQFNEALIDVVGSRISSVVQRETVDSWRSEVELIFAYVEKALEGTIEIKILSGPESFCGKITARTTDVSSHMLLYDSDVHGAITVGDDRVIQLLRRVVSVSEDKMLEFNIWTTSSDQNANTTHRHIEFTPLMKGSERDAITCGLYNLQIKVV; translated from the exons ATGGCGGACGACGTCTTCGACGGGCTTCCCATGTACGTTGAGGAGGACCAGGAGGAGAATGAGGCGGAGAAGCCGAAGCGTCGGCAGCAGAGccggaagccgccgccgccgcgcgttaCGCCGGAGGAATTGGCAAGGAGGGAGTTCAATGAAGCTATGGGCCGTAAGCTTTTTGAGTACGACCCCAAGTTGGGAGGCAGCTACTACACCCGAGTTTGGTTCCTCGACTCCACC AAGATAATCTCCTCAGATGTTGGATCTCCAATCGGTGTGTATGGGACTGTGATAATCAGAGACAGCCTGGATATGAAATGTAACTACATCTTCCGCCGTGACAGAGACAACTGCCAACACATCAGCTCACATGTATGTGCAAGG GGTGAATCGCTGATTCTGACTGGCCCGAGTAGAGGGGTTGTTTTTCTTGGTAATGCCTTTTTCGAGATAGATCTGAAGATCAGGGAAGGCAGAGAGTGTGATGACAAGCAGTTCAACGAAGCATTGATTGATGTGGTTGGAAGCAGAATTAGCTCTGTAGTTCAAAGGGAAACTGTTGATAGCTGGCGTAGTGAAGTGGAGCTGATATTTGCATATGTTGAGAAAGCATTGGAGGGCACTATTGAGATAAAGATTTTGTCAGGGCCTGAATCTTTTTGTGGGAAAATAACTGCTCGCACAACCGATGTTTCGAGTCATATGCTGTTATATGACAGTGATGTTCATGGTGCCATTACTGTTGGTGATGACAGGGTTATCCAACTACTTCGTCGTGTGGTTTCAGTCTCAGAGGATAAAATGCTGGAGTTCAATATCTGGACTACCAGCAGTGATCAGAATGCCAACACCACCCATCGCCACATTGAGTTCACTCCACTTATGAAAGGTTCAGAGAGGGATGCTATTACCTGTGGTCTTTACAATCTGCAAATCAAGGTCGTTTAG
- the LOC112894347 gene encoding uncharacterized protein LOC112894347 isoform X3, protein MADDVFDGLPMYVEEDQEENEAEKPKRRQQSRKPPPPRVTPEELARREFNEAMGRKLFEYDPKLGGSYYTRIISSDVGSPIGVYGTVIIRDSLDMKCNYIFRRDRDNCQHISSHVCARGESLILTGPSRGVVFLGNAFFEIDLKIREGRECDDKQFNEALIDVVGSRISSVVQRETVDSWRSEVELIFAYVEKALEGTIEIKILSGPESFCGKITARTTDVSSHMLLYDSDVHGAITVGDDRVIQLLRRVVSVSEDKMLEFNIWTTSSDQNANTTHRHIEFTPLMKGSERDAITCGLYNLQIKVV, encoded by the exons ATGGCGGACGACGTCTTCGACGGGCTTCCCATGTACGTTGAGGAGGACCAGGAGGAGAATGAGGCGGAGAAGCCGAAGCGTCGGCAGCAGAGccggaagccgccgccgccgcgcgttaCGCCGGAGGAATTGGCAAGGAGGGAGTTCAATGAAGCTATGGGCCGTAAGCTTTTTGAGTACGACCCCAAGTTGGGAGGCAGCTACTACACCCGA ATAATCTCCTCAGATGTTGGATCTCCAATCGGTGTGTATGGGACTGTGATAATCAGAGACAGCCTGGATATGAAATGTAACTACATCTTCCGCCGTGACAGAGACAACTGCCAACACATCAGCTCACATGTATGTGCAAGG GGTGAATCGCTGATTCTGACTGGCCCGAGTAGAGGGGTTGTTTTTCTTGGTAATGCCTTTTTCGAGATAGATCTGAAGATCAGGGAAGGCAGAGAGTGTGATGACAAGCAGTTCAACGAAGCATTGATTGATGTGGTTGGAAGCAGAATTAGCTCTGTAGTTCAAAGGGAAACTGTTGATAGCTGGCGTAGTGAAGTGGAGCTGATATTTGCATATGTTGAGAAAGCATTGGAGGGCACTATTGAGATAAAGATTTTGTCAGGGCCTGAATCTTTTTGTGGGAAAATAACTGCTCGCACAACCGATGTTTCGAGTCATATGCTGTTATATGACAGTGATGTTCATGGTGCCATTACTGTTGGTGATGACAGGGTTATCCAACTACTTCGTCGTGTGGTTTCAGTCTCAGAGGATAAAATGCTGGAGTTCAATATCTGGACTACCAGCAGTGATCAGAATGCCAACACCACCCATCGCCACATTGAGTTCACTCCACTTATGAAAGGTTCAGAGAGGGATGCTATTACCTGTGGTCTTTACAATCTGCAAATCAAGGTCGTTTAG
- the LOC112894347 gene encoding uncharacterized protein LOC112894347 isoform X4 — MRYTDSLIREGHELTDSLNMLCVKIISSDVGSPIGVYGTVIIRDSLDMKCNYIFRRDRDNCQHISSHVCARGESLILTGPSRGVVFLGNAFFEIDLKIREGRECDDKQFNEALIDVVGSRISSVVQRETVDSWRSEVELIFAYVEKALEGTIEIKILSGPESFCGKITARTTDVSSHMLLYDSDVHGAITVGDDRVIQLLRRVVSVSEDKMLEFNIWTTSSDQNANTTHRHIEFTPLMKGSERDAITCGLYNLQIKVV, encoded by the exons ATGCGTTATACCGATTCACTTATCAGAGAGGGCCATGAGTTGACTGACTCATTAAACATGCTCTGTGTGAAGATAATCTCCTCAGATGTTGGATCTCCAATCGGTGTGTATGGGACTGTGATAATCAGAGACAGCCTGGATATGAAATGTAACTACATCTTCCGCCGTGACAGAGACAACTGCCAACACATCAGCTCACATGTATGTGCAAGG GGTGAATCGCTGATTCTGACTGGCCCGAGTAGAGGGGTTGTTTTTCTTGGTAATGCCTTTTTCGAGATAGATCTGAAGATCAGGGAAGGCAGAGAGTGTGATGACAAGCAGTTCAACGAAGCATTGATTGATGTGGTTGGAAGCAGAATTAGCTCTGTAGTTCAAAGGGAAACTGTTGATAGCTGGCGTAGTGAAGTGGAGCTGATATTTGCATATGTTGAGAAAGCATTGGAGGGCACTATTGAGATAAAGATTTTGTCAGGGCCTGAATCTTTTTGTGGGAAAATAACTGCTCGCACAACCGATGTTTCGAGTCATATGCTGTTATATGACAGTGATGTTCATGGTGCCATTACTGTTGGTGATGACAGGGTTATCCAACTACTTCGTCGTGTGGTTTCAGTCTCAGAGGATAAAATGCTGGAGTTCAATATCTGGACTACCAGCAGTGATCAGAATGCCAACACCACCCATCGCCACATTGAGTTCACTCCACTTATGAAAGGTTCAGAGAGGGATGCTATTACCTGTGGTCTTTACAATCTGCAAATCAAGGTCGTTTAG
- the LOC112892411 gene encoding uncharacterized protein LOC112892411 translates to MEYGQSGEEDLQELFHHNDGASSHGVPMDDVDIATAAQCNNMQKGKKRVVQKNVARRGFAFTKEEDAVLCSAYLNISEDAIVGVNQNMGAYWKRIYDYYSEHKPNGSIRSQIGLQKRWGAIQKAVSTFSACKSKVDRRNESGKNEYDRIEDAVKMYEQKEPFQFMHCWKILRYEAKWNDKLLEVNSTRNVRKEPAASEPVVTQGANDPVGDQGANDPLGQQGASDPRRRAKEESASSNAAVEVLLGIEQWPLNKVIIVQLNVATNTVTIFCLVANNRASPAPFLP, encoded by the exons ATGGAGTATGGTCAGTCAGGAGAGGAGGATTTACAAGAATTGTTTCACCACAATGATGGAGCCTCCTCACATGGTGTTCCAATGGATGATGTAGATATTGCTACTGCTGCACAG TGCAACAACATGCAAAAAGGGAAGAAACGAGTTGTGCAGAAAAATGTTGCTCGGAGGGGGTTTGCATTCACAAAGGAAGAGGACGCCGTTCTTTGTTCGGCCTACCTGAACATAAGTGAGGATGCTATTGTAGGTGTTAATCAAAATATGGGTGCCTACTGGAAGAGAATATATGATTATTATTCTGAGCACAAACCAAATGGCTCAATAAGAAGTCAGATTGGTTTACAAAAAAGATGGGGTGCCATACAGAAGGCTGTTTCTACATTTTCTGCATGCAAAAGTAAAGTGGATAGGAGAAACGAAAGTGGAAAGAATGAATATGATAGG ATTGAGGATGCTGTGAAGATGTATGAGCAAAAGGAACCATTTCAGTTTATGCATTGTTGGAAGATTCTTCGCTACGAGGCAAAATGGAACGATAAACTGCTGGAAGTGAACAGCACGCGAAATGTTCGTAAAGAACCTGCAGCATCCGAGCCAGTAGTTACACAAGGTGCAAATGATCCAGTAGGTGATCAAGGTGCAAATGATCCACTGGGTCAACAAGGTGCAAGTGATCCAAGAAGAAGGGCCAAGGAAGAATCTGCATCCTCAAATGCAGCTGTTGAAGTGTTGCTCGGCATTGAACAATGGCCTCTCAATAAAGTAATCATTGTTCAATTGAATGTTGCCACCAATACGGTCACGATTTTTTGTCTTGTGGCCAACAACAGAGCCTCCCCAGCGCCGTTTCTTCCTTAA
- the LOC112894963 gene encoding mitochondrial carrier protein CoAc1-like, whose amino-acid sequence MGSSSQGSTAVAAARVDLCALDLMPVFAKEMIAGGVAGAFSKTAIAPLERVKILLQTRTNEFGSLGVLKSLKKVRQHDGIKGFYKGNGASVLRIIPYAALHFMAYERYRCWILINCPSLGTGPLVDLLAGSASGGTAVLCTYPLDLARTKLAFQVNSSDQLNRALKRASPQPTYGGIMDVFRGVYSEGGVRALYRGVGPTLMGILPYAGLKFYIYEGLKAHVPDDYKNSVTLKLSCGAAAGLFGQTLTYPLDVVRRQMQVQNQQQHGQFGGPRITGTFQGLIAIKQTQGWRQLFAGLSLNYIKVVPSVAIGFTAYDTVKHFLKIPPREK is encoded by the exons atgGGCTCCTCCTCGCAGGGCTCGacggccgtggcggcggcccGGGTCGACCTCTGCGCGCTCGACCTCATGCCCGTCTTCGCTAAGGAGATGATCGCCGGCGGCGTCGCCGGAGCCTTCTCCAAGACCGCCATCGCGCCACTCGAGCGCGTCAAGATACTGCTGCAG ACTAGAACAAATGAGTTTGGATCTCTTGGAGTTCTCAAATCATTGAAGAAAGTGAGACAACATGATGGAATCAAGGGATTTTACAA GGGAAATGGTGCCAGTGTGCTGAGAATTATTCCTTATGCTGCACTACATTTCATGGCATATGAGCGGTACCGGTGTTGGATCTTGATTAACTGTCCCTCACTGGGGACAGGGCCTTTAGTAGATCTTTTAGCTGGCTCAGCATCAGGGGGAACTGCTGTGTTGTGTACTTATCCCTTGGATTTGGCCCGGACTAAGCTTGCTTTCCAG GTCAATAGTTCAGACCAACTCAACAGAGCTTTGAAAAGAGCAAGTCCTCAGCCAACATATGGAGGAATAATGGATGTCTTTAGAGGTGTTTACTCAGAAGGTGGAGTGCGAGCTCTTTACCGAGGTGTAG GTCCAACGCTCATGGGAATACTTCCTTATGCTGGTCTTAAATTCTACATATATGAAGGACTGAAGGCACATGTACCAGATGATTACAAAAATTCGGTAACATTGAAGCTGTcatgtggtgctgctgctggttTATTTGGACAGACTCTGACCTATCCGTTAGATGTTGTCAGGAGACAGATGCAG GttcaaaatcagcaacaacatGGACAATTTGGCGGCCCACGAATAACAGGCACATTCCAGGGTCTTATAGCCATTAAACAAACACAGGGATGGAGACAATTATTTGCTGGCTTGAGCCTCAATTACATCAAG GTGGTGCCCTCAGTGGCTATTGGTTTCACCGCATATGACACCGTGAAGCATTTTCTGAAGATACCTCCGCGAGAGAAGTGA